The Fervidibacillus albus genome contains a region encoding:
- a CDS encoding methionine ABC transporter permease, protein MFDQLFPNVDVEKAWEKTLETLYMTGVSLIWVFIIGILFGLLLFLTEKGNLWENKFAHGLIASVVNIFRSIPFVILIVLLLPFTKFLVGTIIGKEAAIPALIIGSAPFYARMVEIGLREIDKGVIEAAKAMGAKTTTIIWKVLLPESMPAIVSGVTVTGIALVGYTAIAGVIGAGGLGDYAYLDGFSRNNNDVTLFATFVILLIVFTIQWIGDVITTRLDKR, encoded by the coding sequence ATGTTTGATCAGTTATTCCCAAACGTCGACGTGGAAAAGGCGTGGGAGAAAACGCTGGAAACGTTGTATATGACTGGTGTTTCTTTAATATGGGTATTTATTATCGGAATCCTATTCGGTCTTTTATTATTTTTAACCGAGAAAGGCAATTTATGGGAAAACAAGTTCGCCCATGGGCTCATCGCTTCGGTCGTCAATATTTTTCGTTCGATTCCATTCGTCATCCTCATCGTATTATTGTTGCCATTTACGAAATTTTTAGTTGGAACAATTATCGGTAAAGAAGCGGCGATCCCTGCGCTAATTATCGGTTCGGCCCCCTTTTATGCCCGGATGGTTGAGATTGGTTTAAGGGAAATCGACAAAGGGGTTATTGAGGCGGCGAAAGCGATGGGGGCAAAAACGACAACGATTATTTGGAAAGTATTGCTACCGGAATCGATGCCTGCAATCGTTTCTGGCGTTACAGTTACGGGGATTGCCCTCGTCGGTTATACGGCGATCGCCGGTGTCATTGGAGCGGGGGGATTGGGAGATTATGCGTATTTAGATGGATTTTCTCGTAACAATAACGATGTAACCCTTTTTGCTACATTCGTTATTTTACTCATAGTTTTCACCATCCAATGGATCGGTGATGTTATAACAACAAGATTGGATAAACGATAA